In Paenibacillus stellifer, the DNA window AAGGGTTATCCCGATCAAACCGGGTAATCCTTTTTTTTCTAATCATAAATACATTTTGTGAAAGTAGCGTGAAATCGGCTATAATGCCTATGCATTCATTGAAGGATCAGAAACGGACCAGTATAATTATTAAGTCTGGTCATCATTTAATTTAAAAAATAAGGGAGAATTTTATGAAACGCGCAGATATGCTGCTGATTGCCGTGGTGCTGATCGCCGCGCTCGCTTTTCTGGCTCCGCGTTATTTCGGTAAGGATGCCGGGGAAGAAGCGGGAAAGAATCTGGTGGCCAATATCACAGTTGACGGCAAGCACTACCGTACGGTCAAGCTGACGAAAGAAGAGCAGACCATCGATATCCGGACCGAGAAGGGATATAACATATTGAAGGTTCACGATTACGGCATCGAAATGTATGAAGCGGACTGTCCCGATCAGGTCTGCCTGGGCTTCGGCTTCATTACCCGGCCCAAGCAGACCATCGTCTGCCTGCCGCATCGGGTTCTGGTAGAGATTGCAAGTTCGACAGGGGAGGATGAGATCGATGGGGTTGTCCAGTAGCGAGTCGTCCCGGGCGCTGAAGCGAACGGTAATCGTCGCGATTTTTTCGGCGGTGGCGGTAGTGCTCGGGATTTTGGAAGCCCAGCTTCCCTTGTCGGCGATGGGACTTATGCCCGGGGCCAAGCTCGGGTTCGCCAATATCATGATTTTGACATGCATTTATTTTCTCAGGGGACGCGATGCCTTCGTGCTGGTCATCCTGAAGACCATACTGACGGCGTTCATCCTCGGTACGTTCTCCAGCCTGCTGTTCAGCCTGTTCGGCTCATTGTTCAGCTTCGCGGTCATGTTCCTTCTAATGAAGGGCGGAAAGAACCGCCTGAGTCTGATCGGGGTCAGTATCGCAGGCAGCATCGCCCATAACTTCGGACAACTGGTCGCGGCTTCCATCGTCATGGGAACGACCAGCATTATGTATTATTTGCCGATCCTTCTGGTGACAGGCATTGTGACCGGTATTGCCGTCGGCTACTCGGTGCGGTATTTGGTAAACGCGCTGACAAAAATATCGATCTTTGAGGACTTTTTACGATAAGCGGAAGGCAAATGGCCGCAGGAGGTGAGACAGCATGAACGGGAAAGACGAACAGCGGCGTGCGGCGGACCGGGGCACGGATGCCGTGACGATGGAGGAAGTATCCTTCGGCTACGAGCCGGAGCATCCCATATTGCAGAGCATTACGCTCGGCATCCCTCAGGGACAGTGGGTCAGCCTTGTCGGTCCCAGCGGTTCGGGCAAGTCGACATTGGTGAAGCTTCTGAATGCGCTGATTCTCAAAAGCGCAGGAGAAATCACGGTCTGCGGCATGACGCTGAATGATGAGAACGTCACGGAGATCCGCCGGAATATCGGCATGGTCTTCCAGAACCCCGACAATCAGTTCGTCGGAGAGACGGTGGAGGACGACATTCTGTTCGGCCTGGAGGGACTCTGCCTGCCGCGCGAGGAGATGGAGCGCAGGCTTCATCTGTATGCCGATAAGCTCGGTGTCACCGGCCTCCTGCGGAAGCATCCCGGAGAGTTGTCCGGCGGGCAGAAGCAGCGGGTCGCCATCACATCCATTCTGGCTATGGAGCCCGGCGTCGTCATCTTTGACGAGGCCTCTTCCATGTTGGACGAGGAGAGCCGGAATGGATTGTTGGACATTCTGCGGGACATGCATGCAGAGGGCTCCTATACGATCTTGATGATTACGCATGACGCCGACGAAATACTGTCATCGGAGCGGGTGCTGGCCCTCAGCAATGGAAAGCTGGCCCTGGATATGACACCGGACGAGCTGTTCCGGAACGAGGCGCTGCTGGAGAAGTGCCGGCTGCATGCTCCCTATGCCTGGGAGCTCGGCCGCGAGCTTGCGGCCAGGGGGCTTCCGGTCGGCACTCCCTCCAGCGAAAAGGAGCTTGTGAACACGTTATGGCCATTGAACTTCGGCAAGTAAGCTATACCTACTCGGAGCGCAGCCTGTGGAGGCAAACGGTGCTGCGCGAGATCGACTTTGATGCTCCGGCGGGCCAGGTGGTGGGAATCGCCGGGGCGACGGGCTCCGGCAAGTCGACCCTGCTGCAATTATTCAACGGTCTGCTCCGGCCCACGCAGGGGACGGTGTCCGTTCTGGACGTCACTTTTCGCCCCGGCGAGAAGCCTCCCCGGCTGCTTCCGCTCAGGCGGAGAGTCGGGCTAGTCTTCCAGTTCCCGGAGCAGCAGATGTTCGCCGAGACGCTGGAGAAGGATTTGATGTTCGGGCCGCTTAACTTCGGCATGAGTCCGGAGGAGGCGCGGGAGCGGGCCTGCAAGGCGATGGAGGATATGGGGCTCGATCTGGAGCTGCTCACGCGCAACCCGTTCCGGTTAAGCGGCGGGCAGATGCGCAAGGCGGCCATCGCTTCGGTGCTGGCGGCGGACCCGGAGATTCTCGTTCTGGACGAGCCGACGGCGTCGCTTGATCCGGTCAGCCGCCGGGAGCTGATCGGCCTCCTGAACCGGCTGTGCCGGGAACGCGGCCGGACTGTCCTCGTCGTCACGCACCGGATGGACGAGCTTCTGCCATATGCGGACCGCTGGCTCGTGCTGAATCAGGGCCGCGCGGTGTTTCAGGGCGGCGTCCGGGAGCTGGCGCGGAATCCCGGCCTCCTGGCGGACTGCGGCTTGGCCGTGCCGGACTCTCTGCGGTATTGGCGGGCGGTGGCCGACCGGCTCGGCCTTAAGGACGATGAAGAGCCGAGACTGTCGGCTGGCGAATTGGCGGACTTCATCCAGGAACGCGGCGGCCTCGAAGGCCGGCGGGAAGGAGGCCGGCCATGAATGAACGCCTGCTGCTGGGAAGAACGATCGAGACCGGCTCCTGGGTGCATCGCCTGGACCCGAGGTCGAAGCTGATCGGGATGCTGCTCTATGCAGCCGCCATCCTGCTCGCGAGGTCGTGGGCAGCGATGGCCGTGCTGGCGATCATGTCGCTGATGATCGCGGTGTCCACCCGGATTCCGCTGAAATATTACCTCAGAGCGGCCAAGTCGCTGAGGTATTTGATGCTGTTTATTTTTATCGTGCAGCTGCTGTCGGTTAAGGGAGGGCGAGTCTGGCTGAGCCTGGGCTCCTTCCAGCTCTATGAGGACGGCTTCCGGCTCGGGGCGTTCGCGGTGATCCGCACGTTCCTGCTCGTCTCCTTTACCGCTATGCTCACGTTCACAACGACTCCCGCGAGGCTGAATCAGGGGCTGGAGGGCATTCTGTCGCCGCTGAAGCGGGCCGGGCTGTCGCCGGGACGTTTTACGCTGATGATCAGTCTGGCGCTTCGCTTTATTCCGACGATACTGGATGAGGCCCAGATTGTGCTGAAAGCCCAGGCTTCACGGGGAGCCGATATCAGCGAGCTGCCGCTGAAGGAGAAAGGCCGCATGCTCGTAACCCTGCTCGTTCCCGTTATCGTAGGGGCGTTCCGGCGGGCGCAGGATCTGGTCTATTCCATGGAAGCCCGCGGCTTCCGCATGGAGGCCCCGCGTACCCGGTATCACCGCTTGAGGTGGGGGGCGGCTGATACTTGTTTTATCGCTCTGTTCGTTCTGCTGGCTGCGGCTTCGGCTGTTCTGTAGCATAAGCGGGACCGGGAGAAGAGTTACACTTAGGGGGAAGCAAGAATGACGCGATATTTTAACGGTAAGGAAGTTGAACTGCTGGCTCCGGCCGGCACGTTCGAGATTTTTCAGGAAGTGGTGCGCTCCGGCTGCGATGCGGTGTATTTGGGCGGGCCTGTGCTGAATATGAGAATGATGCGCAAGGGCTATAATCTGTCGCGCGAGGAGCTGGCGGAGGCGATCCAGATCGCCCGGTCGCTGGACAAGAAGCTGTATGTGACCGTCAACAATCTTCTCAGCGAGCAGGAACTGGAGGAGGCGCGTGACTACCTCGGCTTCCTGGATGAGATCCGCCCGGATGCGCTGATTGTGCAGGATATGGCGGTCCCTGCTCTGGTCCGGGAAATGGGTCTCGGCCTGCAGCTGCATGCATCGGTTATGATGAACACGCATAATCTCGAAATGGTTCACGCGCTCCGGGATCTCGGCGTAAGCCGAGTCGTCACGTCACGCGAGATGGATCTGCAGACCGCGAAGCATCTGGGGCGGGAGAGCGGAATGGAGCTGGAATATTTCGTTCACGGCGATATGTGCTCCGTTCACGGGGCGAACTGCTACTTCAGCTCACAGGTGTTCGGCATGAGCAGCAACCGGGGTAAATGCATGAAGCCCTGCCGCTGGGATTACCGGATCAAAAAGGACGGTTACATTTATCCGGCAGAATATCCGCTGGCGGTCAAGGACATGTACATGTATGAGCATCTGCCGGAATTGATCGAATCGGGCATTACCTCATTCAAAATCGAGGGACGGATGCGCGACAAGGACTTCATCACGATGATCGTGAACAGCTACGGCGACGCATTGGACCGGTATATCGACGATCCGGTCGGCTTTGAGCGGGAAGTGGACGCCAAGCTGCTGTATAAGAACCGCAAGCGCGATTTCTCCACCGCTTATGCGTTCGGCAAGCCGGGGCTGCGCAACATCAACCGGCGCTATGAAGGCACCGGCAAATTCTACAGCACGGGCAAGGTGTTCAGCACACCGACGGCGGAGCGGGAGCTCTCGGAGGACCGTGTCCTTAAGCTGAAGGAACGGCTGGCGGCGGAGCTTCGGCCGGAACGCACGCCTGATGCCGCAGGGATTGCGGTTCGCGTCAATAACATGGCTCAGGCCAGAGCCGCGCTTGAGGAGCGGGTGGAGCATCTGTATTTGTCCGGCGACGTCTACGAGCCCGACCGTCCGTTCACGAAGCGCGATATCCTGGAACTGGCCCGGATCAAGGGAGAGACGAAGCTGATCCTGGCGCTGCCGCGCATGATGACGGAGCTGCATTTCGACCAGTACGACCAGCTGCTGATTCACGGCGAACGACTGCCGATCGACGGTCTGCTTGTCACGAATCTGGGAGCTGTACGGCGATACAGCGGCACCGGTTATGAGCTGATTGGCGATACGAGCCTCAACATCTACAACACACTGGCCGCCAAGACTTACGCGCGGATGGGCCTGAAGCGGTTGACGGTATCGTCCGAGATGACGCTGGACCATTTTGCCGGCTTCGCTTCCAAAAGTGATCTTCCGGTGGAAATGGTGGTCCACGGAACACCGGCGCTGATGTATATGGAGCATGACCTGTTCGAGAACACCGAAGTGATGGAGCCTGTCGGCGAGGAAGACAACCGGTATGTGAGCAATGAGGTGCTGGTGCTGATGACCGACAAGGGCGAGAATCCGGTATACCGCGACCAGCACGGGCGGAGCCATCTGCTGTTCGCCAAGGAGCTGTGTTACCTGCCGATGGTGCGGGAGTTGGCCCTGGCAGGGATTTCGAGCTTCCGGATTGAAGGCCAGACCTATACGCCGGAGCGGCTTCGCGAGGTTATCAGGGCTTACCGGGACGCGCTGAGCGGCAACGGGGCGGCTGGTGAAACATCGGAGCAAGAGCTTGTGAACAGCCTGACGCCGGTTTATGCGGGGTATACACTGGGCTCGCTGCAATTTAATTAATGTTTTAAAATATAAGACTTTATAAGTTGTTGCTTACAACAGGTCTTCTATTTCTCGGTAAAGCATGGCGTCTAAGGACGCCGTCAGGTGTTTATCCTTGAATAATTGATATAGTCGAAAAAACAGGATCGTTTGGACGATCGGAAGTTACTTTTTTCACAAGAAAAGGGGGAAACCGGATGGACGGCCAGTTTATTGGCAGAGAGGCGGTTGCGGCCAAGCGCAAACAGTATTTCTACCCTTGTACACAGCATTTTTACCGGGATGCGCCGCAATTGGTCCGCGGCAGTATGCAGCATGTGTATGATGAGAACGGGAAGAAGTACACCGATTTCTTCGCAGGGGTATCGGTGGTGGCCTGCGGCCACTGCAACCCGGCCATTACGGAGCGGACGATCGAGCAGCTGCGCCGGCTGCAGCATACGACGACGGTATATTTGACGGAGCCGAGCGTGCTGCTGGCGGAGCGGCTGGAGTCTGTGCTGCCGGGGAACCTGAGACGCACGTTCTTCGTGAACAGCGGCTCGGAAGCGAATGAAGGGGCGCTGTTGCTAGCCCGGCTGCATACCGGCCGCAAGGGCTTCATCGCGCTGGAGAGCGGGCTGCACGGCCGGACGAATCTGACGATGAGCGTAACCGGATTGTCCATGTGGCGGACCGACAAGTATCTGGACGAGGATGTTGCGTTCATCCGGCGTCCGTTCGATCCGGAGCTGACTTTGGCGGAAGCGTCGGAGATTTCGCTTGCCGACCTGAAGGCGGTTCTCGCGGCCAAAGGCGATACTATCGCCGCCCTGATCGCGGAGCCGATCCAGGGCAACGGCGGCATGATCATGCCGGAACCCGGCTATTTCCGCGCCGTGAAGGAGTTGCTGGAGCTGCATGGAATCCTGCTGATCGCCGACGAGATCCAGACCGGCTTCGGACGGACGGGAGCCATGTTCGCCATGGAGCATTTCGGCGTCGTGCCGGATATCGTCACCATGGCCAAAGCGCTCGGCAACGGCGTGCCGGTTGCCGCCTTCGCGGCGGGCGACGAGATCGCCGCCTCGCTGAATACGCCGTCCGCCTCCACGTTCGGCGGCAATCCGGTCTCCGCGGCGACGGCGCTCGCCGTGCTCGATTATATCGAAGCCGAGCGGCTGCCTGAGCGCGCCGCCTTGCTGGGAGCCCGGCTGAAGGCAGGGCTCCGGGAGCTGCAGGACCGTTACCCGGCGCTTGTCGCCGATGTGAGAGGAACGGGACTGATGCTGGGCATGGAGCTTCGCGGGGCAGGTTCCGCAGAGAGCGCGGCGCTGACGGACGATGTGCTTGAAGATCTGAAGAACCAGGCCTACTTGGTCGGGAAGAACGGCGTGGGCCGAAATGTGTTGGCCTTCCAGCCGCCTCTTGTTATTATGGAAGAAGATATCGACGGTCTCCTTGCAGCATTGGACAGCACGTTGGCGCGGCTTGGGGCGCAGGTGTGATCAATCCCCTGACCTCTGAGCCTGGCCCTGGACTGGACTGGACTGGACGCGCACTCCGTCCTTTTCCGAAAGGGAATACGAGATGGGCATCCCGGTTCCGGCGGACCAGCGGAGAATGTCCTGCATGTAGACATGGTCAGCATGAACGGATTGGAGAATTGCTATGGTTATTCTGAATGCCTTTAAAATTGCGGGGCACAAGCTAAAAATGTTCAGCGAGCTCGTTATGTTCTCGCATACGCTGTTCTCGCTGCCCTTTGCCGTTATTTCAATGGTATGGGCGGCGGGGGGCTGGCCCTCGGGGCGGATTATGCTGTGGGGGCTGATTGCCCTTATCGGGGCGCGCAACGGCGCCAACGCCTTCAACCGGCTGGCCGACCGTGTCTTCGACGGCCAGAATCCTCGGACGGCGCATCGGCATCTGCCGCAGCGTCTGCTCGCCGAGAAGGAAGTCGCGATCTTCGTTGTCGTGAACTATTTGATCTTTATATTAGCATCCGGCATGCTGAACCTGCTCTGTCTCGT includes these proteins:
- a CDS encoding NusG domain II-containing protein, coding for MKRADMLLIAVVLIAALAFLAPRYFGKDAGEEAGKNLVANITVDGKHYRTVKLTKEEQTIDIRTEKGYNILKVHDYGIEMYEADCPDQVCLGFGFITRPKQTIVCLPHRVLVEIASSTGEDEIDGVVQ
- a CDS encoding Gx transporter family protein → MGLSSSESSRALKRTVIVAIFSAVAVVLGILEAQLPLSAMGLMPGAKLGFANIMILTCIYFLRGRDAFVLVILKTILTAFILGTFSSLLFSLFGSLFSFAVMFLLMKGGKNRLSLIGVSIAGSIAHNFGQLVAASIVMGTTSIMYYLPILLVTGIVTGIAVGYSVRYLVNALTKISIFEDFLR
- a CDS encoding ATP-binding cassette domain-containing protein, whose translation is MNGKDEQRRAADRGTDAVTMEEVSFGYEPEHPILQSITLGIPQGQWVSLVGPSGSGKSTLVKLLNALILKSAGEITVCGMTLNDENVTEIRRNIGMVFQNPDNQFVGETVEDDILFGLEGLCLPREEMERRLHLYADKLGVTGLLRKHPGELSGGQKQRVAITSILAMEPGVVIFDEASSMLDEESRNGLLDILRDMHAEGSYTILMITHDADEILSSERVLALSNGKLALDMTPDELFRNEALLEKCRLHAPYAWELGRELAARGLPVGTPSSEKELVNTLWPLNFGK
- a CDS encoding ATP-binding cassette domain-containing protein gives rise to the protein MAIELRQVSYTYSERSLWRQTVLREIDFDAPAGQVVGIAGATGSGKSTLLQLFNGLLRPTQGTVSVLDVTFRPGEKPPRLLPLRRRVGLVFQFPEQQMFAETLEKDLMFGPLNFGMSPEEARERACKAMEDMGLDLELLTRNPFRLSGGQMRKAAIASVLAADPEILVLDEPTASLDPVSRRELIGLLNRLCRERGRTVLVVTHRMDELLPYADRWLVLNQGRAVFQGGVRELARNPGLLADCGLAVPDSLRYWRAVADRLGLKDDEEPRLSAGELADFIQERGGLEGRREGGRP
- a CDS encoding energy-coupling factor transporter transmembrane component T family protein, producing the protein MNERLLLGRTIETGSWVHRLDPRSKLIGMLLYAAAILLARSWAAMAVLAIMSLMIAVSTRIPLKYYLRAAKSLRYLMLFIFIVQLLSVKGGRVWLSLGSFQLYEDGFRLGAFAVIRTFLLVSFTAMLTFTTTPARLNQGLEGILSPLKRAGLSPGRFTLMISLALRFIPTILDEAQIVLKAQASRGADISELPLKEKGRMLVTLLVPVIVGAFRRAQDLVYSMEARGFRMEAPRTRYHRLRWGAADTCFIALFVLLAAASAVL
- a CDS encoding peptidase U32 family protein encodes the protein MTRYFNGKEVELLAPAGTFEIFQEVVRSGCDAVYLGGPVLNMRMMRKGYNLSREELAEAIQIARSLDKKLYVTVNNLLSEQELEEARDYLGFLDEIRPDALIVQDMAVPALVREMGLGLQLHASVMMNTHNLEMVHALRDLGVSRVVTSREMDLQTAKHLGRESGMELEYFVHGDMCSVHGANCYFSSQVFGMSSNRGKCMKPCRWDYRIKKDGYIYPAEYPLAVKDMYMYEHLPELIESGITSFKIEGRMRDKDFITMIVNSYGDALDRYIDDPVGFEREVDAKLLYKNRKRDFSTAYAFGKPGLRNINRRYEGTGKFYSTGKVFSTPTAERELSEDRVLKLKERLAAELRPERTPDAAGIAVRVNNMAQARAALEERVEHLYLSGDVYEPDRPFTKRDILELARIKGETKLILALPRMMTELHFDQYDQLLIHGERLPIDGLLVTNLGAVRRYSGTGYELIGDTSLNIYNTLAAKTYARMGLKRLTVSSEMTLDHFAGFASKSDLPVEMVVHGTPALMYMEHDLFENTEVMEPVGEEDNRYVSNEVLVLMTDKGENPVYRDQHGRSHLLFAKELCYLPMVRELALAGISSFRIEGQTYTPERLREVIRAYRDALSGNGAAGETSEQELVNSLTPVYAGYTLGSLQFN
- a CDS encoding aspartate aminotransferase family protein, with protein sequence MDGQFIGREAVAAKRKQYFYPCTQHFYRDAPQLVRGSMQHVYDENGKKYTDFFAGVSVVACGHCNPAITERTIEQLRRLQHTTTVYLTEPSVLLAERLESVLPGNLRRTFFVNSGSEANEGALLLARLHTGRKGFIALESGLHGRTNLTMSVTGLSMWRTDKYLDEDVAFIRRPFDPELTLAEASEISLADLKAVLAAKGDTIAALIAEPIQGNGGMIMPEPGYFRAVKELLELHGILLIADEIQTGFGRTGAMFAMEHFGVVPDIVTMAKALGNGVPVAAFAAGDEIAASLNTPSASTFGGNPVSAATALAVLDYIEAERLPERAALLGARLKAGLRELQDRYPALVADVRGTGLMLGMELRGAGSAESAALTDDVLEDLKNQAYLVGKNGVGRNVLAFQPPLVIMEEDIDGLLAALDSTLARLGAQV